Proteins from a single region of Apium graveolens cultivar Ventura chromosome 7, ASM990537v1, whole genome shotgun sequence:
- the LOC141673751 gene encoding uncharacterized protein LOC141673751 gives MQTIPGVGTFNLGDLKRLLNHLEGRVTATAEIPSPFSVAVREAQLPAGYRNTTSDLCFHRNSDPVEFLGHFNIEMDVYQVPDLARCRLLAATFRESAQQWFQKLGPGVITSLDQMKTLFLTKFQAAAKENESLTSYFKRFNTESSSVRGASDEALKSFLIAGLRVGSDFWKHLQGKDPATLADVFALEKSFKAIEQSLTEVQPTSLSSQRSKGRKMDRSPSPRYKRSIRSPDRVNTASTRRGWSPPSNYDYRTSRYTPLVASIEHIFEVNKNKGLYKKPEALSSWQSKDKKKYCEYHESSGHNMHECRHLKDEIEALIKEGCLGEWVVKEVRKHKDDKAKE, from the exons ATGCAGACCATTCCAGGCGTGGGAACTTTCAATCTGGGAGATCTAAAAAGGCTACTTAACCACCTGGAAGGCAGGGTGACAGCCACAGCTGAAATCCCTTCCCCATTTTCGGTGGCAGTAAGAGAGGCACAGTTGCCGGCCGGGTATCGCAACACTACTAGCGATCTCTGTTTCCACAGAAACTCAGATCCGGTGGAATTCCTGGGTCATTTTAATATAGAGATGGATGTGTACCAAGTCCCGGACTTGGCTCGATGTCGTCTCTTGGCAGCAACCTTTAGAGAAAGTGCTCAGCAGTGGTTTCAAAAGCTCGGGCCAGGAGTGATCACCTCATTGGATCAGATGAAAACTCTGTTCTTAACCAAGTTCCAAGCCGCG GCAAAGGAAAATGAAAGCTTGACATCATACTTCAAAAGGTTCAACACTGAATCTAGTAGCGTGAGGGGAGCATCAGACGAAGCCCTGAAAAGCTTCTTAATCGCAGGTTTAAGGGTTGGCTCGGACTTTTGGAAGCACTTGCAAGGGAAAGATCCGGCTACTCTAGCAGATGTCTTTGCTTTGGAAAAATCGTTTAAAGCTATAGAACAATCTCTGACAGAAGTGCAACCGACTTCGCTGTCAAGTCAGAGAAGCAAAGGAAGGAAGATGGATAGGTCTCCAAGCCCAAGGTACAAAAGAAGTATTCGAAGCCCAGACCGGGTAAATACCGCGAGCACAAGGAGGGGATGGAGTCCTCCCTCAAACTATGACTACAGAACAAGCCGGTACACGCCCTTGGTTGCATCTATCGAGCATATCTTCGAAGTAAACAAAAATAAAGGGCTATATAAAAAACCTGAAGCTTTATCATCATGGCAAAGCAAAGACAAGAAAAAGTATTGCGAATACCATGAATCATCTGGACATAACATGCATGAGTGCCGACATTTAAAAGATGAAATCGAAGCGCTTATCAAGGAAGGATGCCTTGGTGAATGGGTAGTCAAGGAAGTAAGGAAGCACAAGGATGACAAAGCAAAAGAATAA
- the LOC141673753 gene encoding uncharacterized protein LOC141673753: MLAKPKDGETLILYLAVSEYSVSAVLVKEEASHQWPVYYVSKRLLDAETRYTNMEKLVYALILAARKLRPYFQAHRIEVRTAYTLLHILHKPESSGRMLKWAVELGQFDLEYCPRTAIKGQALVDFILEFDAEVDDKAIVLAEPTSQGSSHDEKRQELPHPWWILHVDGAVNNNGSGAGIVLVTPEGHSLMSAIHFKFYATNNDAEYEPLINGLKLALEVGGHEFDSPERFRISCEPGQRRLESVPREENSNADALAKMGSQMDNVQLGQIPLGIQEIPSIPEVEVFQMQEIPRESWMIPIHNYIQT, translated from the exons ATGTTAGCCAAGCCAAAAGACGGAGAAACATTGATTCTTTATTTGGCGGTGTCTGAATACTCCGTCAGCGCGGTATTGGTAAAGGAAGAAGCAAGCCACCAGTGGCCCGTATACTATGTGAGCAAAAGGTTGCTAGATGCAGAAACCAGGTATACCAACATGGAAAAACTGGTGTACGCACTCATTCTTGCGGCACGAAAGTTAAGACCATACTTTCAGGCTCACCGAATAGAAGTTCGCACCGCTTATACGCTTCTGCATATTCTACATAAACCTGAATCATCAGGGAGAATGTTAAAATGGGCAGTAGAGCTAGGACAATTCGATTTGGAGTATTGTCCTCGCACTGCAATTAAGGGACAAGCGCTAGTTGATTTCATACTTGAGTTCGATGCAGAAGTTGATGACAAGGCCATAGTGTTGGCAGAACCTACCTCGCAAGGAAGTTCTCATGATGAAAAGAGGCAGGAACTACCACACCCTTGGTGGATATTACATGTCGATGGGGCCGTGAACAACAATGGATCAGGTGCCGGGATTGTCTTGGTCACTCCGGAAGGGCACAGTTTGATGAGTGCTATCCATTTCAAATTCTACGCTACtaacaatgatgctgagtatgaacCATTGATCAACGGTCTGAAACTAGCTCTGGAGGTGGGGGGCCATGAATTTGATAGTCCGGAGCGATTCCGAATTAGTTGTGAACCAGGTCAACGGAG GCTAGAAAGTGTCCCGCGAGAAGAAAATAGCAATGCAGATGCTTTGGCCAAGATGGGGTCACAGATGGACAACGTCCAACTTGGACAAATCCCTTTGGGAATCCAAGAAATCCCAAGTATTCCGGAGGTGGAGGTGTTTCAAATGCAAGAAATCCCACGAGAAAGCTGGATGATCCCCATTCATAACTATATTCAGACATGA